A stretch of Microbulbifer bruguierae DNA encodes these proteins:
- a CDS encoding TlpA family protein disulfide reductase: MPAANLRVVPRVPEKFALLFALCLATLLAGGCEGRNGGLQTLEGDSLDTAGKVLVVNYWAEWCAPCREEIPELNAFYREQKGRAIVVGINFDQLTSEQVTEQARKFEIEFPLLAAAPPGRWGQAVPQVLPSTFIIDDRGQWRQTLVGPQSVASLAEAVAAVHPQ, encoded by the coding sequence ATGCCCGCAGCAAATCTTCGAGTCGTACCGCGAGTTCCTGAAAAATTTGCCCTGTTGTTTGCGCTGTGTCTCGCTACCCTGCTGGCGGGTGGGTGTGAAGGCCGCAACGGTGGCCTGCAGACCCTCGAAGGTGATTCGCTGGATACCGCCGGCAAGGTTCTGGTGGTGAATTATTGGGCGGAGTGGTGCGCCCCCTGCCGGGAGGAGATCCCCGAACTTAACGCCTTCTACCGTGAGCAAAAGGGGCGGGCAATCGTTGTGGGGATCAATTTTGACCAGCTGACATCGGAGCAGGTGACGGAGCAGGCGCGAAAGTTCGAAATCGAATTCCCATTGCTGGCGGCGGCGCCACCTGGCCGCTGGGGGCAGGCGGTCCCTCAGGTGTTGCCGTCCACCTTTATCATCGACGACCGCGGGCAGTGGCGACAGACCCTGGTCGGCCCGCAATCGGTGGCGTCTCTGGCTGAGGCGGTAGCCGCTGTTCATCCGCAGTAG